The window aaaagtcaattttcaaataacttGTATATTAGAGTAAAAATAACTATGAGATTTCACGAAATTAGAAGTAAAAAAGCTAAGAAAATGCAAGTCATTTGTGGTCCTCGGCTTTCTTCTTGAATTGCTTAACACATGCATGATGAGAAAGTTGAAATTGAACTTAAGGATTATAAGgcagaggaagaagaaagaatactAAAGGAATAGACATACATTCAATCTATAGAAAAGatgattttatgattttaagattttaaatttaaggaaGTGTTACACTCGATACACGACATTCTTAaccctattttttttactatagcAATATGTTTCCAAGgtactttattttttacaattcctAAAAGTATGTGTACAATAATCTTCACGtctaattttagaaaaagaaaattctacTAAAACACCTCAATATAGCTCAACTACGCTTAAAATCATGTATATCTTTGAAGCTTCGAGGTTGACATCTCTCACCTTACCAAAAATTCTAGAACAAAACCTTCATATTTACTTCATACCTTTTATGTTCATGAGAGGATTAATCTATCATCGTTATCAACCTGCCTTAATCGATCTCACACAAACAGATGCATTAACGTTTGTCTCCACATTTGTCATATCAAAGCCAATCCACCTACATTTGACTGGCCAACTAGTTGAATTATCTAGTATCGTCGTTGGAGACTTGTCACAAACTGAATTTATAGTTCGACGATACGGTCCCAACCATTTGTTCTTCATGTAAATGCGTTTTCTCCACGGAGGCACTAAGAGATTCCTATGATTTAGTGATACCTTTGCAGCGTCACACATGATCCTCACCATCTTCTTCAACTCCTCTATCGTTCCGATGAAAATTAAAGGCAATGATTTTAATAACTCTTTGTATTGGACTGTGGCCCTTGCAATCTCGAATTGTCCTCGAAAGTTTGTGTCGATCAAGTACCTTGTAAGAGAAacaaattcaatcaaaatcacCAACTTAAAAGAACGCTTTAGGTTAAACTAAAGTTGAATTCAACAAAATATGGGTTCATAATAAAACCATCCAcctttaatttgaaagaaataacGTGATTGCTGtcttatttatgaaattatacTCTCATCAATCTATatatgaaacttttttttagaataatgtttatttaaatattttgtttatatgtgTTAATTAgtacttcttcttttaattttttctcccTGAGTTCattagtttaataattatcTTGAGAAAACTTCAAAACACTCAAATGGTATTGATgcttaattaatgaaaaagaatataaatattaaaatgatcGTGGTATGAttgttaaaagaattaaagatcAAACCTCCAATCTCACGTTtgattgataaaagaaaattgccTGAAACGatgtttaataagaaaatacatcATCATTATGGGATGAAAGATGTTGAGCTAATGTGAAACGAGAAAACGAGAAAAGATGTTTCAACATTAAACCTACTAAAGATAGATTGTAGCAAATGTTATTAATAagaaatcttaattttattctatGTATTACTTTATTCTATATGctaataaaaagttttaaaaagaaaacaatttaaatttccaTATAATGAATTCATGTAATTAATGaatgtttttagtttaatattaaaacatGTGATTGGGAAGtgatttgtttataattttcaataatccaataataataataacatttgaatttataattaccGGATGTTCCCATTCACGATGATGTCCACGAACTCATAGTCCCCGGCGGCCACACCACTAGAGCTTCCCCATTTCGTCTTACAGATCGCCGCATTATAATGAAGCTCACGCAGAATCAACATCAACCTCCGTCGGGATACCACTCCGTCCGACGAAGAACCCGCTGCCAATTCCGCCGCTTCCAGAACATTATCCACAAGCACTTCTCTATAACCCTCCACATTCCCGCCGTTCACACTCACCATTCTCCGAATTTCCCCCACCGCCTCCGTATAATCGGCCTCCGCTCCCGCCATAACATCCATTGCCTCCCCGTCTGTAAAATCATCCTCCCGCCAACTTCTCCGGCAACCGTCGTAGTCTTCAAGAAAATCAACCACCATCTCGGAGAGACATTCTTCAGCCAAGTGTTCGCTTCCGCTGTCGGAGCTCGACGGCGGCTGCTGGCGCTGGTCATTACTCCCGATGAGGCGGTGAAGATCCGCCATTACtacttatattattattttgttttgttttcttttggtgATTTGAGAAGGAGATTTGggctatattatatatatatgtgagaGGTTTTTATTGAAGGAATAATTTGAGGAATATGTCAAAGAACAGAGGAATTTGgactcaactttttttctttatgatgGGAAGAAAggaatttgaaaatggaatattcctttatttgtttcctttaattttgaaaaagggtTGTTTCAAGTCACTCTCTTCATGTGTAAATTTAGTAATAAAGAGAGAATATGCTTGTGGGATGGCATCTACACCCTAATCCTTGGAAGGGCAAGTTCAGTTTGCATATATTGTTAGCATcagttttgtttaatatattgaCATAAACTTGGCTAAAGACCTCTTAATCTTAAccttaattaagttttaaaaaataccataTTTCTTCTATATAAAGTTACAAAATTATCATGGATAgtttattaaatgtttttaaattatacttttacaGTAAAAACATCTTTAGAATTTTGTATGACTAAAAATTTGTGTATGTTAAATTTGGAAgaataatattcaaaacatatttattattcattaaacAATCTTAACAATAATGTTTTCTATTCTAATGGAAATTTGAAACGTTTGTAGAAAGGTGAGGATAAGATATAATACTAACCTTGATCTTTGAATAAACTTcatgtgctttttttttttttttgttaagttacaatattaatatggtaacctttaaaaataatatatgaatactttatatatataatttagtctcaagactttaaaaattatctaaCATGCATTTAGAATTATCTTTTGTATATGATGGATGACACTAGAAACTAATTTGTATTCAAAAGTAGTTAAAATATGATCATAAAAGAGATATATCGTTAAAATGTCATCTAAATTTTCTCTACATCAAGGAGATTAGTTCTCTATATTTCATAATCTCTCATCACAAACTAACATTCTCCACCTTTCTTTTGGAGTTGTGTGTTGAATTGATTTcgaaatttttaattttcattatttaggAGTTTCAATAACCAAaacttgtatatataatatatatgatacTCAAATTACTACGGAATTTTGATACATACTTACTTTAACacgaaaaacttaaaatataagtCAAACAGACTTAGTGAGTGATGAGTTTTTGAGAAAATCTTTTTGGGGAAAACATATAGAAATCACAAGTAATAAGGTCAAACCACATTAGATAAAACACATCGCATCAAACCACATTAAATAACGCACATCGCATAAATCTCAATAAGTCAAACAACCACAGAGTGAGTGCTACACCGCCATATGGTGGAATCATTTCGACCAGCTCAACTCTAAAACCTATTCATGTTGTGTGATCTTGAATATGATGCTTCGTGTTTATTGTGTAATCTGGGATGAGATACTCAATTCATGTTGTGTGATCTTGAATAGGATGCCCTATACTTGCTGTGTGATCTGTCATTGGGAGACACGTTAAGCGTAGTGGGATTGATGGAACTCGCCAAATGTGTTGAGACCACTCCACAATGGCTATAACTCAACAAAAGAGTGTGATAAACGCTTAAGTTAGGGGAAGAGACACAAAGACAATGGAACTTGTAAGATGACCCTATGAGTTGGCAAGGCAAAAATGCTGAGGGCATACGACGCGAAGAAGCATAGGGTGAGACTAAAAAAGGAATAGTTTTCTTATGATTGTAATGTATATATCAAGAAAGAACCAAGATAAATAGAGTACCTACGTGAATGAGAGTAATTCTCGCTTTGTTCACCAAACTTCACCAACAAATTTTAGTTGAACAATGAAGTAGAATTTTGAGGATGAAATTCCAAAAAGGAGGGACTAGTTGTGAGGCTTTGATCGCGTACCACCAACACGATAAAGACCTTGTGGTAAAGATGCCGAAAGAAGAGACTTCTGACAACAGAAAATGTATTTCGCAAAAGGGAATATGCGTGACGACTAATCCAAACGAAGGAAGTTCAGttgagaaaaattaatgtgaagaaattattcaaataatagTATTGTGCGTCCACaagaaaacacacaaaaagGGGAAAAC of the Cucumis sativus cultivar 9930 chromosome 3, Cucumber_9930_V3, whole genome shotgun sequence genome contains:
- the LOC105434933 gene encoding uncharacterized protein LOC105434933, which codes for MADLHRLIGSNDQRQQPPSSSDSGSEHLAEECLSEMVVDFLEDYDGCRRSWREDDFTDGEAMDVMAGAEADYTEAVGEIRRMVSVNGGNVEGYREVLVDNVLEAAELAAGSSSDGVVSRRRLMLILRELHYNAAICKTKWGSSSGVAAGDYEFVDIIVNGNIRYLIDTNFRGQFEIARATVQYKELLKSLPLIFIGTIEELKKMVRIMCDAAKVSLNHRNLLVPPWRKRIYMKNKWLGPYRRTINSVCDKSPTTILDNSTSWPVKCRWIGFDMTNVETNVNASVCVRSIKAG